Proteins encoded by one window of Esox lucius isolate fEsoLuc1 chromosome 4, fEsoLuc1.pri, whole genome shotgun sequence:
- the grxcr1a gene encoding glutaredoxin domain-containing cysteine-rich protein 1, which translates to MERTILTPLDEEKPQKRVRFRVASGNSGRVLKEIFKDEGPSDSLDSDCTSSSDADRASTPSTNGDATGHGFLYGFLGSELDDSESERDDLLMYAGSSKDRAPISHKHINILSKNGTVRGVKHKVSAGQALFENLPNACGARLTLEFGRIVIYTTSFRVVRTTFERCELVRKIFSNHRVKFLEKNIALDCEYGKDLEERCKRVCESPSLPVVFIDGHYLGGAEKILDMNESGELQDLLVKIERVQHPHTCQTCGGFAFIPCPMCHGSKMSIFRNCFTDSFKALKCTSCNENGLQPCSSCSK; encoded by the exons ATGGAGAGGACAATATTGACACCGCTGGATGAGGAGAAGCCTCAGAAGCGGGTGAGGTTCCGCGTGGCTTCGGGCAACAGTGGACGGGTGTTAAAAGAGATTTTTAAAGATGAGGGGCCATCTGACTCATTGGATTCAGACTGTACGAGCAGTTCCGATGCAGATCGTGCAAGTACACCTTCCACTAATGGAGATGCTACTGGACACGGTTTTCTCTATGGGTTTTTGGGCTCCGAGCTGGATGACAGCGAGAGCGAGCGGGATGATCTGCTCATGTATGCTGGCTCCTCAAAGGACAGAGCACCGATAAGCCACAAGCATATCAACATCCTGAGCAAAAATGGGACTGTGAGAGGGGTCAAGCACAAAGTCAGTGCTGGTCAGGCCTTATTTGAAAACCTTCCCAATGCATGTGGG GCGAGGTTGACACTGGAGTTTGGGCGAATAGTAATCTACACAACAAGCTTTCGAGTAGTAAGGACTACGTTTGAGCGGTGTGAGCTGGTCCGGAAGATCTTTTCAAACCACAGGGTCAAGTTCCTGGAAAAGAACATAGCCCTGGACTGCGAGTATGGGAAAGACCTTGAGGAACGATGCAAGCGCGTTTGCGAATCTCCTTCATTACCAGTCGTGTTCATCGACGGACACTACCTCGGG GGTGCTGAGAAAATATTGGACATGAATGAATCAGGAGAACTTCAGGATCTTCTGGTCAAAATTGAG AGGGTACAGCACCCCCACACATGCCAGACCTGTGGGGGCTTTGCCTTCATCCCATGCCCCATGTGCCATGGTAGCAAGATGTCCATTTTCCGCAACTGCTTCACAGATTCTTTCAAAGCCCTCAAGTGCACCTCGTGCAACGAGAATGGTCTGCAGCCCTGTTCAAGCTGCAGCAAATGA